The following proteins are co-located in the Streptomyces sp. DT2A-34 genome:
- a CDS encoding PAS domain-containing protein yields MDWTHPEAVVWRNRALMVFDRVSVPIAVCDVYGAVLLANPAMAAECGTTPGRLRGREVLELFRPQEATQVERIAEALRLRHRSRYQVSVRWPAPDGAERYGELTADPVSDTVEETPALLVMLRVLDESEPHRRRPAKAAPMEAHILALLAGGATTAQAARDTGLTVDGVNYHLRRLSARWNATNRTELVARAYALGVLAAGVWPPAPAAAEGPE; encoded by the coding sequence ATGGACTGGACTCACCCGGAGGCCGTGGTGTGGCGCAACCGCGCCCTGATGGTCTTCGACCGCGTCTCGGTGCCGATCGCGGTCTGCGATGTGTACGGCGCGGTCCTGCTGGCCAATCCGGCGATGGCGGCGGAGTGCGGTACGACCCCGGGGCGGCTGCGCGGCCGGGAGGTACTGGAGCTGTTCCGGCCGCAGGAGGCGACGCAGGTGGAGCGCATCGCCGAGGCACTGCGGCTGCGGCACCGGTCGCGGTACCAGGTCTCGGTGCGCTGGCCGGCGCCCGACGGTGCTGAGCGGTACGGGGAGCTGACGGCGGACCCGGTGAGCGACACCGTCGAGGAGACGCCGGCGCTGCTGGTGATGCTCCGCGTCCTGGACGAAAGCGAGCCACATCGCCGCCGGCCCGCGAAGGCGGCGCCGATGGAGGCACACATCCTGGCCCTGCTCGCCGGCGGCGCCACCACCGCCCAGGCCGCCCGCGACACCGGCCTCACCGTGGACGGCGTCAACTACCACCTGCGACGCCTGTCGGCCCGCTGGAACGCGACGAACCGCACGGAACTGGTCGCCCGCGCCTATGCGCTGGGCGTGCTGGCTGCCGGGGTGTGGCCGCCGGCGCCGGCCGCCGCGGAGGGACCGGAGTAG
- a CDS encoding cytochrome P450: MPPTALHPQTLDTLPGVPVVDITAVGPGRTPIQQVMELMREHGPVLVRRLHGRDTLFAADLDLVADLADEKRFAKHVGPALENVREFAADGLFTAYNDEPNWARAHDILMPAFALGAMRTYHPVMLKVAQRLIGSWDRDARAGQPVNVPDDMTRMTLDTIGLAGFGYDFGSFERAEPHPFVESMVRCLEWSMNRLARVPGQDYSAADAAFRDDAAYLAQVVDDVIASRAGTDQRAAEDLLGLMLTAEHPQDGTGLDAANIRNQVITFLIAGHETTSGAMSFALYYLAKHPTALQLVQREVDELWGDRTDPEPTYDEVGKLTYTRQVLNEALRLWPTAAAFSRHALEDTMLGGRVPLRAGQSVTVLAPMLHRQPVWGDNPELFDPARFAPEAEAARSVHAFKPFGTGERACIGRQFALHEATMLLAMLVHRYRLHDHADYRLTVKETLTLKPDGFTLTLTPRTPADRVHTPLPGAAPAATQAVSDTAALPARVRPGTSALFLHGSNYGTCRDFAAQLADEAAALGCETQIASLDDYAGGLPTDRPVVITAASYNGRPTDDATAFATRLEEAADATDVTYAVLGVGDRNWAATYQHVPTRFDDRLAELGATRLIDRAAADASGDLTGAVRDFTVRLRTALLERYGDPDATAPADDEPATGYEVRTLTGGPLDALAERHGLLPMTVTEAHDLTAPGHPRRKRFVRLALPDGVTYRTADHLTVLPGNAPALVERAAAAFGVDPDTVLDIRATRPRRDGLAIDRPLTVRQLLTHHVELQERPSAAQLSVLAAANPCPPERMALADLTDDPRTLVEVIEDFPALRGALDWPTLLDLLTPLRPRHYSISSSPAVDPGHADLMVSLLEAPARSGKGLYRGTGSGHLTTVQPGDTVYARVQPCREAFRIDGPEPVVMVAAGTGLAPFRGAIADRTAARAAGAELAPALCYFGCDAPDADFLHADELRAAEAAGAVALRPAFSAAPQDGVTFVQHRIAAEADEVWELLDAGARVYVCGDGSRMAPGVREAFRTLYRERTPGADDEAAGRWLDGLIADGRYVEDVYAAG; this comes from the coding sequence ATGCCCCCCACCGCGTTGCACCCGCAGACCCTCGACACCCTCCCCGGCGTCCCCGTCGTCGACATCACCGCCGTCGGACCCGGCCGCACTCCGATCCAGCAGGTCATGGAGCTGATGCGGGAGCACGGGCCGGTGCTCGTGCGGCGGCTGCACGGGCGGGACACGCTGTTCGCCGCCGACCTGGACCTGGTGGCCGACCTCGCGGACGAGAAGCGGTTCGCCAAGCATGTGGGGCCCGCCCTGGAGAACGTCCGGGAGTTCGCCGCCGACGGCCTGTTCACGGCGTACAACGACGAACCGAACTGGGCCAGGGCGCACGACATCCTCATGCCCGCCTTCGCGCTCGGCGCGATGCGCACCTACCACCCCGTGATGCTGAAGGTGGCGCAGCGGCTCATCGGGTCGTGGGACCGTGACGCCCGTGCCGGACAGCCGGTCAACGTTCCCGACGACATGACCCGCATGACCCTCGACACCATCGGGCTCGCCGGCTTCGGCTACGACTTCGGGTCCTTCGAGCGGGCCGAGCCCCATCCCTTCGTCGAGTCGATGGTGCGTTGCCTGGAATGGAGCATGAACCGCCTGGCCCGCGTCCCGGGCCAGGACTACTCCGCGGCCGACGCGGCCTTCCGGGACGACGCCGCCTACCTCGCCCAGGTCGTCGACGACGTCATCGCCTCCCGCGCCGGCACCGACCAGCGTGCCGCCGAGGACCTCCTCGGCCTCATGCTCACCGCCGAGCACCCGCAGGACGGCACCGGCCTCGACGCCGCCAACATCCGCAACCAGGTCATCACCTTCCTGATCGCCGGCCACGAGACGACCTCCGGCGCGATGTCCTTCGCGCTGTACTACCTCGCCAAGCACCCGACGGCGCTCCAGCTCGTGCAGCGCGAGGTCGACGAGCTGTGGGGCGACCGGACCGACCCCGAGCCGACGTACGACGAGGTCGGCAAACTGACGTACACCCGCCAGGTCCTCAACGAGGCGCTGCGGCTGTGGCCCACGGCCGCAGCCTTCAGCCGCCACGCGCTGGAGGACACGATGCTCGGCGGCCGTGTTCCGCTGCGCGCCGGGCAGTCCGTCACCGTCCTCGCCCCGATGCTGCACCGGCAGCCGGTCTGGGGCGACAATCCCGAGCTGTTCGACCCCGCCCGGTTCGCGCCCGAGGCCGAGGCGGCGCGGTCGGTGCACGCCTTCAAACCCTTCGGTACCGGTGAACGTGCCTGCATCGGGCGGCAGTTCGCGCTGCACGAGGCGACCATGCTGCTGGCGATGCTGGTCCACCGCTACCGGCTGCACGACCACGCCGACTACCGCCTCACCGTCAAGGAGACCCTGACCCTCAAGCCCGACGGCTTCACCCTCACCCTGACCCCGCGCACCCCTGCCGACCGCGTGCACACCCCGCTGCCCGGCGCCGCCCCCGCCGCCACGCAAGCCGTCTCCGACACGGCCGCCCTTCCCGCCCGCGTCCGCCCCGGCACCAGCGCCCTGTTCCTGCACGGCAGCAACTACGGCACCTGCCGCGACTTCGCCGCCCAGCTCGCCGACGAGGCCGCCGCCCTCGGCTGCGAGACGCAGATCGCGTCCCTCGACGACTACGCCGGCGGCCTGCCCACCGACCGCCCGGTCGTGATCACCGCCGCCTCCTACAACGGCCGCCCCACCGACGACGCCACCGCCTTCGCCACCCGGCTGGAGGAGGCCGCCGACGCCACGGACGTCACCTACGCCGTCCTCGGCGTCGGCGACCGCAACTGGGCCGCCACCTACCAGCACGTCCCGACCCGCTTCGACGACCGCCTCGCCGAACTCGGCGCCACCCGTCTGATCGACCGCGCCGCCGCCGACGCCTCCGGCGATCTCACCGGCGCGGTACGGGACTTCACGGTCAGGCTCCGCACGGCGCTGCTGGAGCGGTACGGCGACCCGGACGCCACCGCACCGGCCGACGACGAGCCCGCGACGGGGTACGAGGTCCGCACCCTGACCGGTGGCCCCCTGGACGCCCTCGCCGAACGCCACGGCCTCCTCCCCATGACGGTCACCGAGGCCCATGACCTCACCGCACCCGGCCACCCCCGCCGCAAGCGCTTCGTCCGCCTCGCCCTACCGGACGGCGTCACCTACCGCACCGCCGACCACCTCACCGTGCTGCCCGGCAACGCGCCGGCCCTGGTCGAGCGAGCCGCCGCCGCGTTCGGCGTCGACCCCGACACGGTCCTGGACATCCGGGCCACCCGCCCCCGCCGGGACGGGCTCGCCATCGACCGGCCCCTGACGGTACGCCAACTCCTCACCCACCACGTCGAGTTGCAGGAGCGCCCGAGCGCCGCCCAGCTGTCCGTGCTCGCCGCCGCCAACCCGTGCCCGCCGGAGCGCATGGCGCTGGCGGACCTGACCGACGACCCGCGCACTCTCGTCGAGGTGATCGAGGACTTCCCGGCCCTGCGGGGCGCCCTGGACTGGCCGACGCTGCTCGACCTCCTCACCCCGCTGCGCCCCCGCCACTACTCCATCTCCTCCTCGCCCGCCGTCGACCCCGGCCACGCGGACCTGATGGTGTCCCTGCTGGAGGCTCCGGCCCGCTCGGGCAAGGGCCTCTACCGAGGCACCGGATCCGGACACCTCACCACCGTCCAGCCCGGCGACACCGTGTACGCCCGTGTCCAGCCGTGCCGGGAGGCCTTCCGGATCGACGGCCCCGAACCGGTCGTCATGGTCGCGGCGGGTACGGGCCTCGCCCCGTTCCGCGGCGCGATCGCCGACCGTACGGCGGCACGAGCGGCGGGCGCCGAACTCGCCCCCGCTCTCTGCTACTTCGGCTGCGACGCCCCCGACGCCGACTTCCTGCACGCCGACGAACTGCGCGCCGCCGAAGCCGCCGGCGCGGTCGCGCTCCGCCCGGCCTTCAGCGCCGCCCCGCAGGACGGCGTGACTTTCGTCCAGCACCGCATCGCCGCCGAGGCCGACGAGGTCTGGGAGCTGCTCGACGCGGGCGCCCGGGTGTACGTCTGCGGGGACGGTTCGCGAATGGCTCCGGGAGTGCGGGAGGCGTTCCGTACGCTGTACCGGGAGCGCACGCCGGGCGCCGACGACGAGGCGGCCGGGCGGTGGCTCGACGGGTTGATCGCGGACGGCCGTTACGTCGAGGACGTGTACGCGGCCGGCTGA
- a CDS encoding FBP domain-containing protein: MKPLTEQDIRNSFVNCSKGEAKRLSLPRDLDERPWDDLDFLGWRDPGAPDRSHLVTEREGRPVGVTLRFPSSQRGFLHRSMCSLCLTTHPGGGVSLMTARKAGTAGREGNSVGLYMCTDLACSLYIRGKKNLESGSRFEESLTLEEQIARTTGNLTAFLDKLYV; this comes from the coding sequence ATGAAGCCGCTCACCGAGCAGGACATCCGCAACTCTTTCGTCAACTGCTCGAAAGGCGAGGCCAAGCGCCTGTCCCTCCCCCGCGATCTCGACGAACGCCCTTGGGACGATCTCGACTTCCTCGGCTGGCGGGATCCGGGAGCCCCCGATCGCAGCCATCTGGTCACCGAGCGGGAGGGGCGGCCGGTGGGCGTCACTCTTCGCTTCCCGTCCTCGCAGCGCGGCTTCCTGCACCGCAGTATGTGCTCCCTCTGCCTGACGACGCATCCGGGCGGCGGCGTCTCGCTGATGACGGCCCGCAAGGCGGGCACGGCGGGTCGTGAGGGCAACTCGGTCGGTCTGTACATGTGCACTGACCTCGCCTGTTCGCTGTACATCCGCGGCAAGAAGAACCTGGAGTCCGGAAGCCGCTTCGAGGAGAGTTTGACGCTGGAGGAGCAGATCGCCCGGACCACGGGCAATCTGACCGCCTTCCTCGACAAGCTGTACGTCTGA
- a CDS encoding erythromycin esterase family protein — MIGDARVVGLGEATHSSHDFLALKDRVFRHLVEERGFRTFAVEAPWSTGLRLNDYVLYGKGDPRRIMREEFQRDYLWWNNTDYLRLVEWMRAYNVRHPGDPVRFMGDDIAWTGPELYDAVEDHVADAAPELSARLAELYRGLRPTVPTGAYIEQYLSLPYAERRERAARTGEALRLVERMAPGADRAAYDWAIQHATVIDRTARQYAFDFEDPAQIAEAMRYRDGAMAANVGWWQRHTGTKVLLSAHDNHVGYVPEEPAENPKVQGAFLRDLLGAGYVSVGLTFDRGSFNATGSDDEVVRRWTLGPAGPGSNEGTLDRVRHRDYVLDLRTAAAPARDWLRQARPTRSIGTAYPDGPHDIALARSYDVLIHLHRVEAARLRDR; from the coding sequence ATGATCGGCGACGCGCGGGTCGTCGGCCTGGGCGAAGCCACGCACAGTTCGCACGACTTCCTGGCCCTCAAGGACCGCGTCTTCCGCCACCTCGTCGAGGAACGGGGCTTCCGCACCTTCGCCGTAGAGGCCCCCTGGAGCACCGGCCTGCGCCTCAACGACTATGTGCTGTACGGCAAGGGCGATCCGCGGCGCATCATGCGCGAGGAGTTCCAGCGGGACTACCTGTGGTGGAACAACACCGACTATCTGCGGCTCGTGGAGTGGATGCGCGCCTACAACGTCCGGCACCCCGGCGACCCCGTCCGCTTCATGGGCGACGACATCGCCTGGACCGGACCCGAGCTGTACGACGCCGTCGAGGACCACGTGGCCGACGCCGCTCCCGAGCTGAGTGCCCGCCTGGCCGAGCTCTACCGCGGACTGCGGCCGACCGTGCCGACCGGGGCGTACATCGAGCAGTATCTGAGCCTGCCGTACGCCGAACGCAGGGAGCGGGCGGCGCGTACGGGCGAGGCGCTGCGGCTGGTCGAGCGGATGGCCCCGGGTGCCGACCGTGCGGCGTACGACTGGGCGATCCAGCACGCGACGGTCATCGACCGGACCGCCCGGCAGTACGCCTTCGACTTCGAGGACCCCGCACAGATCGCCGAGGCCATGCGCTACCGCGACGGGGCGATGGCCGCCAACGTGGGGTGGTGGCAGCGGCACACCGGCACCAAGGTGCTGCTGTCGGCGCACGACAACCACGTCGGCTATGTCCCGGAGGAACCCGCCGAGAACCCGAAGGTGCAGGGCGCGTTCCTGCGCGACCTCCTCGGCGCGGGCTATGTGAGCGTGGGCCTGACCTTCGACCGCGGCTCGTTCAACGCCACCGGCAGTGACGACGAGGTCGTGCGCCGCTGGACCCTGGGCCCGGCGGGCCCGGGCAGCAACGAGGGGACCCTCGACCGGGTGCGGCACCGCGACTACGTACTCGACCTGCGGACCGCCGCAGCTCCGGCCCGTGACTGGCTGCGGCAGGCGCGCCCGACGCGCAGCATCGGCACCGCCTACCCCGACGGCCCGCACGACATCGCGCTCGCCCGCAGCTACGACGTCCTGATCCATCTGCACCGGGTGGAGGCGGCGCGGCTACGGGACCGATAG
- a CDS encoding phosphotransferase family protein — protein sequence MVDSWERARQVLEAAGLPPGHLAHLRPLSGGTYNTVEELVLVDGRRYVLKVPPAPTLPCMTHERELLVSEAEFYRAAAKADVAAPRVVSLGKHLLMTACPGEPWNGSLTDTEKTALRTELGRQVARLHTVTGPAFGYPSGALGPLAPDWRTAFTGMIDAVLDDARRYEARLPRPADAVARTFRAVYDALDEVTVPRLVHFDLWQGNILVDRASGQARIGGLIDGERMFWGDPLADFVSLALLGDIKKDEAFLAGYREAGGRADFDVPARLRLALYRSYLYLIMLTETVPRAVDAAQDRWVQEAVAPELLAALAEIEDLTS from the coding sequence GTGGTGGACTCCTGGGAGCGGGCCCGGCAGGTCCTGGAAGCGGCGGGCCTTCCGCCGGGGCACCTCGCCCACCTGCGCCCGCTGTCGGGCGGCACGTACAACACGGTCGAGGAGCTGGTCCTCGTCGACGGGCGTCGCTATGTGCTGAAGGTGCCGCCCGCTCCGACCCTCCCGTGCATGACACACGAGCGCGAACTCCTTGTGTCCGAGGCCGAGTTCTACCGTGCGGCCGCGAAGGCGGACGTAGCGGCGCCGCGTGTGGTGAGCCTCGGGAAACATCTCCTGATGACCGCCTGCCCCGGCGAACCCTGGAACGGCTCGCTCACGGACACCGAGAAGACCGCTCTGCGCACGGAGTTGGGCCGTCAGGTCGCCCGACTGCACACCGTCACGGGGCCGGCCTTCGGCTATCCCTCCGGCGCCCTCGGGCCGCTCGCCCCCGACTGGCGCACCGCCTTCACGGGAATGATCGACGCCGTCCTCGACGACGCCCGCCGCTACGAGGCCCGGCTGCCGCGCCCCGCCGACGCCGTCGCCCGTACGTTCCGGGCCGTCTACGACGCGCTCGACGAGGTCACCGTCCCGCGCCTGGTCCACTTCGACCTGTGGCAGGGCAACATCCTGGTGGACCGTGCGTCGGGTCAGGCCCGCATCGGCGGGCTCATCGACGGGGAGCGCATGTTCTGGGGCGACCCGCTGGCCGACTTCGTCTCCTTGGCGCTCCTGGGGGACATCAAGAAGGACGAGGCGTTCCTGGCGGGGTACCGGGAGGCCGGAGGGCGGGCCGACTTCGATGTACCGGCCCGACTCCGCCTGGCCCTCTACCGCTCCTACCTCTACCTGATCATGCTCACGGAGACGGTCCCCCGGGCGGTCGACGCCGCACAGGACCGCTGGGTCCAGGAGGCGGTCGCTCCGGAACTCCTGGCCGCACTGGCCGAGATCGAGGACCTGACGTCGTAG
- a CDS encoding DUF3626 domain-containing protein, with the protein MNFGPVGSPRARAALRHVAATSAGPAVDPDVRITLNFHPDRLARGAPILRALALDGTYHSQFVTGTSNGGLTAHPGGDRRRWESRIFGGVYDDADAHERPVYGALNFRRQVVGAAPRFGSSHFRLNGAALARATFCYPDSAAEPTDFGVAAGMHLIALAEADELDALNDYVEAQVHGGVVLARDVEAVVLDAAYRGTPVEAAARLLPFPVEWHPGYRLTVADLHRHADYRGREYAELGARIAEDGRIDPRVIGDAARTGCHDLQDLKMVWHTLARFGAPEGAGTAYSGPSAAAGAGGHTPAASTPSA; encoded by the coding sequence GTGAATTTCGGCCCTGTCGGGTCGCCTCGGGCCCGGGCGGCCCTACGGCATGTCGCGGCCACTTCCGCGGGGCCTGCCGTCGACCCCGACGTGCGCATCACCCTCAACTTCCACCCGGACCGGCTGGCGCGGGGCGCGCCGATCCTGCGCGCGTTGGCCCTGGACGGCACCTACCACTCCCAGTTCGTCACCGGCACCAGCAACGGCGGACTCACCGCCCATCCCGGTGGCGACCGCCGGCGCTGGGAGAGCCGGATCTTCGGCGGGGTGTACGACGACGCGGACGCGCACGAGCGGCCCGTGTACGGCGCGCTGAACTTCCGCCGCCAAGTGGTGGGCGCCGCCCCACGGTTCGGTTCCTCGCACTTCAGGCTGAACGGTGCGGCACTCGCCCGCGCCACCTTCTGCTACCCCGACAGCGCCGCCGAACCCACCGACTTCGGAGTCGCCGCCGGCATGCACCTCATCGCGCTCGCCGAGGCCGACGAACTGGACGCCCTCAACGATTACGTCGAGGCCCAGGTCCACGGCGGGGTCGTCCTCGCCCGTGACGTCGAGGCTGTCGTCCTGGACGCCGCCTACCGCGGCACGCCCGTCGAGGCCGCGGCCCGTCTGCTGCCGTTCCCGGTCGAGTGGCACCCCGGCTACCGGCTCACCGTGGCCGACCTGCACCGCCACGCCGACTACCGAGGCCGGGAGTACGCCGAGCTCGGCGCCCGCATCGCCGAGGACGGCCGTATCGACCCGCGCGTCATCGGCGACGCGGCGCGGACCGGCTGTCATGACCTCCAGGACCTGAAGATGGTGTGGCACACCCTCGCCCGCTTCGGCGCCCCTGAGGGTGCGGGGACCGCCTACTCCGGTCCCTCCGCGGCGGCCGGCGCCGGCGGCCACACCCCGGCAGCCAGCACGCCCAGCGCATAG
- a CDS encoding DUF2470 domain-containing protein codes for MGDSQAWTAAPSAAERARSVLDAAWSCAVTAEGSREELVGAHTVAEDGRVLLDVPEDSALVAAAICAPRGEPAAVLEFADVAPVPVRKRIRARLWLSGWFTPEEGKLAFQPTRVVLRQPSGAVVVDLDEFAAATPDPLATAEARLLTHLADCHPDAVERLTRLVDSDSLHGAVRVQPLAVDRHGLTLRIERARAQADVRLPFHRPADDVAQLTERMHILLAQASAASCPRALQRQRTDGDG; via the coding sequence ATGGGTGACAGCCAAGCGTGGACGGCCGCGCCTTCCGCGGCGGAGCGGGCCCGGTCGGTGCTCGACGCCGCGTGGTCCTGCGCGGTGACCGCGGAGGGCAGTCGCGAGGAGCTCGTCGGCGCGCACACCGTGGCCGAGGACGGCCGCGTCCTGCTCGACGTGCCGGAGGACAGCGCGCTCGTCGCGGCGGCGATCTGCGCCCCCCGCGGAGAGCCCGCCGCCGTCCTGGAGTTCGCCGACGTCGCCCCCGTACCCGTACGCAAACGGATTCGCGCCCGGCTCTGGCTGTCCGGCTGGTTCACCCCCGAGGAGGGCAAACTGGCGTTCCAGCCTACGCGGGTGGTGCTGCGGCAGCCGTCCGGTGCCGTGGTCGTCGACCTCGACGAGTTCGCCGCCGCCACGCCCGACCCGCTGGCCACCGCCGAGGCGCGGCTGCTCACCCACCTCGCCGACTGCCACCCGGACGCCGTGGAGCGGCTCACCCGCCTCGTCGACTCCGACAGCCTGCACGGCGCCGTCCGTGTGCAGCCCCTCGCCGTCGACCGGCACGGACTGACGCTGCGCATCGAACGCGCCCGCGCCCAGGCCGACGTACGGCTGCCGTTCCACCGGCCCGCCGACGACGTCGCACAGCTCACCGAACGCATGCACATCCTGCTCGCCCAGGCCAGTGCCGCCTCCTGCCCGCGCGCCCTACAGCGGCAGCGCACAGACGGCGACGGGTGA
- a CDS encoding lactonase family protein — MGSGGLSRRRFVGTLAGSAAGVTLPAATACDDAPAPADTAGTAAPEATTPGTRPSAQTESREPSGPRPLYLGAYTSVESGGTGIGLATYDPATGRVTGTGTITGIGDPSYLAPHPNGRTLYAVNERDDGAVTAVRLADRKILGSRSTGGAAPCHLSVHPSGRWLLSANYGGGSVAVHSIGASGALGERTELVTHSSPPPGPGQEGPHAHQFITSPDGGHVLAVDLGTDTVYTYRLDQKAGTLTEVARAQTQPGAGPRHLTFHPGGRYAYLANEVDNTVAVCTYDPGTGRLTVGKEQSTGTGSGTSYPAQIVVTANGRYAYLANRGHNSLARYAVEADGARLRLLDTVPVSGDFPRQIALSPDGSLLFAANQRSSTVSVFHVDEDSGELRLAGEPFASPVAVCALPL; from the coding sequence ATGGGCAGTGGTGGGCTGAGCAGGCGCCGATTCGTGGGAACCCTCGCGGGATCGGCCGCCGGCGTGACCCTCCCGGCGGCCACGGCGTGCGACGACGCGCCGGCCCCGGCGGACACGGCCGGCACGGCGGCCCCCGAGGCGACCACTCCCGGGACCCGTCCGAGCGCCCAGACCGAGAGCCGCGAGCCGTCCGGCCCGCGCCCCCTCTACCTCGGCGCCTACACCTCCGTCGAGAGCGGCGGCACAGGCATCGGCCTCGCCACCTACGACCCGGCGACGGGCCGCGTCACCGGCACCGGAACGATCACCGGGATCGGCGACCCGTCGTATCTGGCACCGCACCCGAACGGCCGGACGCTGTACGCGGTCAACGAGCGCGACGACGGTGCCGTGACCGCCGTCCGCCTCGCCGACCGCAAGATTCTGGGGAGCCGGAGCACCGGCGGGGCGGCGCCCTGCCATCTGTCGGTGCATCCGAGCGGACGCTGGCTGCTGAGCGCCAACTACGGCGGGGGCAGCGTCGCCGTGCACTCGATCGGCGCCTCGGGGGCGCTCGGCGAGCGCACCGAGCTGGTCACGCACTCGAGTCCGCCGCCCGGCCCCGGCCAGGAGGGCCCGCACGCCCACCAGTTCATCACGAGCCCCGACGGCGGCCATGTGCTCGCCGTGGACCTCGGCACGGACACCGTGTACACCTATCGCCTCGACCAGAAGGCGGGCACGCTCACCGAGGTCGCGCGGGCGCAGACGCAGCCGGGTGCGGGCCCGCGTCATCTCACCTTCCACCCGGGCGGCCGGTACGCGTATCTGGCCAACGAGGTCGACAACACCGTCGCGGTCTGCACGTACGACCCCGGCACGGGCCGGCTGACCGTCGGCAAGGAGCAGTCCACCGGTACGGGCTCGGGCACCAGCTATCCGGCGCAGATCGTGGTGACGGCGAACGGCCGGTACGCCTATCTCGCCAACCGGGGCCACAACAGCCTCGCGCGCTACGCGGTGGAGGCGGACGGCGCCCGGCTCCGGCTGCTCGACACGGTGCCGGTGTCCGGGGACTTCCCGCGGCAGATCGCCCTCTCGCCGGACGGCTCGCTGCTGTTCGCGGCGAACCAGCGGTCGAGCACCGTCAGCGTCTTCCACGTCGACGAGGACAGCGGTGAACTGCGCCTCGCCGGCGAGCCGTTCGCGTCACCCGTCGCCGTCTGTGCGCTGCCGCTGTAG
- a CDS encoding aromatic acid exporter family protein: MREVPEGSVSLERLGKLRRDPVVVQTLRSAAAATIAYVIALRLSPEAAPLTAPLTALLVVQVTLYATLTNGIRRVNSVVAGVLVAIAFSLLVGLTWWSLALLIVASLVVGHLVRVDEYVPEVAISAMLVLGVTTVGDTAWARILETLIGAVVGLGFNLLLAPPVWVEEAGESLEGMARRLRQLMLRIGEEAAGRTPFEQAAARLHEARRLDHDIVEVDAALKQAEDSLRLNPRVRDSLLHRVVLRTGLDTLEICTVVLRVLARTLTDLAKEREPEPLFAKETGAVVEQLLSEIADAVVSFSVLVTTHVSSNADAAESRLAAELRAAAGTRDKLALLLREEAEREDRHWQLLGAVLTEVNRILDELDTEHRSHRLLEELDRVSQEQRARMPRLTRLRERMGVQEQLWRNRTGFGGRSS; this comes from the coding sequence ATGCGAGAGGTACCTGAGGGGTCGGTGTCCTTGGAGCGGCTCGGGAAGCTGCGCCGGGACCCGGTGGTGGTCCAGACGCTGCGGTCGGCGGCCGCGGCGACGATCGCGTACGTCATCGCACTGCGCCTGAGCCCCGAGGCGGCGCCGCTGACCGCGCCCCTGACCGCGCTGCTGGTCGTCCAGGTCACGCTGTACGCCACGCTCACCAACGGCATCCGACGGGTGAACTCCGTGGTGGCCGGCGTCCTCGTCGCCATCGCCTTCAGCCTCCTGGTCGGCCTGACCTGGTGGAGTCTGGCGCTGCTGATCGTGGCCTCGCTGGTGGTCGGACATCTGGTGCGGGTCGACGAGTACGTGCCCGAAGTGGCGATCAGCGCGATGCTGGTCCTCGGGGTCACGACCGTAGGGGACACGGCCTGGGCGCGGATTCTGGAGACGCTGATCGGCGCGGTGGTCGGGCTCGGCTTCAACCTGCTCCTCGCGCCACCGGTGTGGGTGGAGGAGGCCGGTGAGTCGCTGGAGGGCATGGCCCGTCGGCTGCGGCAGTTGATGCTGCGCATCGGCGAGGAGGCCGCCGGCCGCACACCGTTCGAGCAGGCCGCTGCCCGGCTGCACGAGGCGCGCCGGCTCGACCACGACATCGTCGAGGTTGACGCGGCGCTGAAGCAGGCCGAGGACAGCCTGCGGCTCAACCCGCGCGTGCGCGACAGCCTGCTGCACCGGGTGGTGCTGCGCACCGGACTGGACACGCTGGAGATCTGCACGGTGGTCCTGCGGGTGCTCGCGCGCACCCTCACCGACCTGGCGAAGGAGCGGGAGCCCGAGCCGCTGTTCGCGAAGGAGACCGGCGCCGTCGTGGAGCAGCTGCTGTCGGAGATCGCCGACGCGGTGGTCAGCTTCTCGGTGCTGGTCACCACCCATGTCAGCAGCAACGCCGACGCGGCGGAGTCCCGGCTCGCCGCCGAGTTGCGCGCGGCGGCGGGCACCCGCGACAAGCTGGCCCTGCTGCTGCGTGAGGAGGCCGAGCGCGAGGACCGGCACTGGCAGCTGCTCGGCGCCGTACTGACCGAGGTGAACCGCATCCTCGACGAGCTCGACACCGAGCACCGCTCGCACCGGCTGCTGGAGGAACTGGACCGCGTGTCGCAGGAGCAGCGCGCCCGGATGCCGCGCCTGACCCGGTTGCGCGAGCGCATGGGGGTTCAGGAGCAGCTGTGGCGGAACCGCACGGGGTTCGGCGGGCGTTCTTCGTGA